A single region of the Ciconia boyciana chromosome 13, ASM3463844v1, whole genome shotgun sequence genome encodes:
- the GNG13 gene encoding guanine nucleotide-binding protein G(I)/G(S)/G(O) subunit gamma-13 yields MDEWDLPQWKKEVESLKYQLAYKREMSSKTIPEFVKWIEDGIPEDPFLNPELMKNNPWVEKGKCTIL; encoded by the exons ATGGACGAGTGGGACCTCCCGCAGTGGAAGAAGGAGGTGGAAAGCCTGAAGTACCAGCTGGCCTACAAGCGGGAGATGTCCTCCAAGACAATACCCGA GTTTGTGAAGTGGATTGAGGACGGCATTCCAGAAGATCCCTTCTTGAACCCGGAGCTGATGAAAAACAACCCCTGGGTGGAGAAAGGCAAATGCACCATCCTCTGA